The Cohnella abietis genome has a segment encoding these proteins:
- a CDS encoding Imm51 family immunity protein, translating to MDEGLLKQLNLWHNKSQYAKIINKITEIPEADRDYELVCHLGRALNNQENYNEAIQYFLSVQEQGEHDPLWHFRIGYAYYYLKQYKEAIVAFEQAVVLDPEDSHGNKFLEMSRNAAARAGNETNHIVNVEKGMRSGTDPRLLEIEEKINPFGLVAHNNGSISMILGVGKYKHEVFQTRAEEGFEGNGYDWGSLAAVFLEEKMPHLVDIIRFDPEADTFCIYTDNKEAILSFAIAFKEACEDDSLMKDLFSRAVLD from the coding sequence ATGGATGAGGGTCTATTGAAGCAGCTCAACCTTTGGCATAACAAGAGCCAGTATGCGAAAATCATCAACAAAATTACGGAAATACCCGAAGCGGACAGGGATTATGAGTTAGTGTGCCATTTGGGAAGAGCATTGAATAATCAAGAAAACTATAATGAAGCGATCCAATATTTTTTATCTGTGCAAGAGCAAGGCGAGCACGACCCTCTTTGGCATTTCAGAATAGGATACGCTTATTATTACCTTAAACAGTATAAGGAAGCGATAGTTGCTTTTGAACAAGCTGTAGTATTAGATCCTGAAGATTCCCATGGCAATAAGTTTTTAGAAATGAGCCGCAACGCCGCTGCTAGAGCAGGCAATGAAACCAACCATATCGTGAACGTTGAAAAGGGGATGCGGAGTGGGACTGACCCCCGGTTGTTAGAAATTGAAGAAAAAATAAACCCATTTGGGCTAGTTGCGCATAATAATGGAAGCATATCAATGATTTTAGGTGTTGGAAAATATAAGCATGAAGTTTTTCAAACACGAGCCGAAGAAGGATTTGAGGGCAATGGCTATGATTGGGGTTCATTAGCAGCCGTGTTTCTTGAAGAGAAAATGCCTCACTTAGTTGATATCATACGATTTGACCCAGAAGCCGATACGTTCTGCATTTATACAGACAATAAAGAAGCCATACTTAGTTTTGCAATCGCCTTTAAGGAAGCATGTGAAGATGACTCATTAATGAAAGACCTATTTTCACGAGCTGTACTAGATTGA
- a CDS encoding trans-sulfuration enzyme family protein: MSKQLGKKTKDAGMQTILAHYGDETFLGAVVPPVFINTLFTFDSYEAFHKAQWQEDTYYYSRISNPTQQIAEKKLAALEKGEAAKLFTSGMAAISSTLLHCLSQGDHVVCSYPIYGGTHQLLQNYLPRFGITADFVDFRQLDKVQAAIKPNTKMLYCEGLSTFYMDVFDIPAVVQIAKEHRLLTVMDNTCATPATMRPIEWGIDIVIHSASKYLSGHSDVTAGVVIASQERINAIANNEIVLLGATLAPLEAWLLTRGLKTFGLRMKQHAESAKQIALILSQHPQVSRVNLPLLEQHEQHELAAKQFSGNTGLFSFELHGGPSAVAKLMNNLKLFQIGVSWGGFESLIYSPGLALNPEQKSRTEHETRLEHTVRISVGLEDIDDLMEDFNQALASL; the protein is encoded by the coding sequence ATGAGCAAGCAATTAGGGAAGAAAACCAAGGATGCAGGAATGCAAACCATTCTTGCCCACTATGGGGATGAAACGTTTCTAGGAGCGGTTGTTCCACCCGTATTTATTAATACACTATTTACATTTGATTCGTATGAGGCATTCCATAAGGCGCAATGGCAGGAAGACACTTATTATTATTCAAGAATTTCTAATCCAACTCAGCAGATAGCTGAGAAGAAGCTAGCAGCGTTGGAAAAGGGAGAGGCGGCTAAGCTATTCACTTCGGGTATGGCGGCGATCTCCTCTACGTTGCTTCACTGCTTGAGTCAAGGCGACCATGTGGTGTGCAGCTATCCGATATACGGTGGCACACATCAGCTGCTACAGAACTACTTGCCTAGGTTTGGTATTACTGCTGATTTCGTGGATTTCAGACAATTAGACAAGGTACAAGCAGCGATTAAGCCGAATACGAAAATGCTGTATTGTGAAGGGTTATCAACCTTCTACATGGATGTGTTCGATATTCCGGCTGTCGTCCAAATCGCCAAGGAACATCGATTACTAACGGTAATGGATAACACTTGTGCAACACCTGCAACAATGCGCCCCATTGAATGGGGCATTGACATCGTGATCCATTCCGCTTCCAAATATTTGTCAGGTCACAGTGATGTGACTGCTGGCGTAGTCATTGCTTCGCAAGAGCGGATCAACGCAATCGCGAACAATGAAATTGTTCTGCTTGGGGCTACATTAGCACCGTTGGAGGCGTGGCTGCTTACTCGTGGGCTGAAGACATTCGGACTACGTATGAAGCAGCATGCCGAATCCGCGAAGCAAATTGCGCTTATACTTAGCCAGCACCCTCAAGTCAGCAGAGTTAATCTTCCATTGCTGGAGCAGCATGAGCAGCATGAGCTTGCGGCAAAACAGTTTAGCGGGAATACGGGATTATTCAGCTTTGAGCTGCATGGCGGTCCTTCTGCTGTAGCAAAGCTAATGAACAATTTGAAGCTATTTCAAATCGGCGTGAGTTGGGGAGGCTTCGAAAGTCTGATTTATTCCCCGGGTCTAGCCCTTAATCCCGAACAGAAATCTCGCACCGAGCATGAAACCCGATTAGAGCACACCGTTAGGATATCTGTTGGGCTCGAGGATATCGATGATTTAATGGAAGACTTTAATCAGGCGTTAGCTAGCCTATAA
- a CDS encoding carbohydrate ABC transporter permease — protein sequence MNKKQRTSIVIVRFVVLLGYLLMVLAPFYWLFITSLKPKLDILTTNIQYWPKHITFDNYIYLFETSNFAVFFKNSIILSLATGLFGTSLAVLGGYAMARFKFRGHKLVIYGLLLTQLIPGVLVLVPTIIMYSKLGLTNTMGGLILFYTVGTIPFSLILMRSFFDRIPMDLEEAALIDGCNKMQSLFKIILPLMVPGVIATFIFAFIGAWNDLLGAVMIISSDSLKTIPVGLNMFIHNYDIDWGVMTAGGIAATVPSLIMFAFMQRFVVNGLTDGAVKG from the coding sequence TTTGTTGTTTTGTTGGGTTATCTGCTGATGGTATTAGCGCCATTCTATTGGCTATTCATTACATCGTTAAAACCCAAATTAGATATCCTTACAACAAATATTCAGTATTGGCCTAAACATATTACATTTGACAATTACATCTACCTTTTTGAAACCTCTAATTTTGCCGTGTTTTTTAAGAACAGTATTATTCTTTCATTAGCTACCGGATTATTTGGTACTAGTCTGGCCGTTCTTGGCGGTTATGCGATGGCGAGATTCAAATTCAGAGGACATAAACTTGTCATTTACGGCTTGCTGTTAACACAATTGATTCCAGGTGTCCTCGTGTTAGTACCGACGATTATTATGTATTCCAAGCTTGGCTTAACCAACACAATGGGCGGACTCATCCTTTTTTACACAGTTGGGACTATTCCATTTAGCTTGATCTTAATGCGGAGCTTTTTCGACCGAATTCCGATGGATCTTGAAGAAGCTGCATTGATCGACGGCTGCAACAAAATGCAGTCACTGTTCAAAATCATTTTGCCATTAATGGTACCGGGTGTGATTGCAACCTTCATCTTTGCTTTTATTGGAGCGTGGAACGATCTGCTGGGAGCAGTGATGATAATAAGCAGCGACAGTTTGAAAACAATTCCAGTAGGATTGAACATGTTTATTCACAACTATGATATTGACTGGGGTGTCATGACGGCTGGAGGCATAGCAGCAACCGTTCCATCGTTGATTATGTTTGCCTTTATGCAGCGATTTGTTGTAAATGGATTGACAGATGGAGCTGTTAAAGGATAA